From a region of the Acipenser ruthenus unplaced genomic scaffold, fAciRut3.2 maternal haplotype, whole genome shotgun sequence genome:
- the LOC117395411 gene encoding sorting nexin-27-like isoform X1 produces the protein MMLSDRCKKGAGRGGRPQRERLVMTAAVRVVVKMADEAGDGVRSGQTPRNSANSTATAGIADPCAVASGPRLVRIVKSESGYGFNVRGQVSEGGQLRSINGELYAPLQHVSAVLPGGAADRAGVSKGDRILEVNGVNVEGATHKQVVELIRAGDRELLLTVLSVPQHEADSLDPGDEAGQVFHDYSEKQAVPISIPTYKHVEQGTEKFVVYNVYMAGRQLCSKRYREFAILHQNIKKEFGSFTFPRLPGKWPFNLSEQQLDARRRGLEEYLEKVCSVRVIGESDIMQEFLSESDENYNGVSDVELRVALPDKSTVTVRVKKNSTTDQVYQAVASKVGMDSITASYFALFEVINHSFVRKLAPNEFPHKLYVQNYTSAVPGTCLTVNKWLFTTEEEVLLNDNDLAIAYCFHQAMEDVKKGHIKAEEKAYQLQKLAEQKKMGMYLSMLRSCEGYNEILFPHCACDSRRKGHVITAISVKHFKLHACTEEGQLENQVIAFEWDEMQRWDTDEEGMAFCFEYARGEKKPRWVKIFTPYFNYMHECFERVFCELKWRKEVEEEVTDLDNRNCSKDEYLPAVEIAQKGWRHLGGEIATS, from the exons ATGATGCTCTCTGACCGCTGTAAAAAGGGGGCAGGGCGAGGCGGGCGGCCGCAGCGGGAGCGTCTCGTGATGACGGCGGCGGTCCGTGTTGTTGTAAAGATGGCGGACGAAGCGGGAGACGGGGTGCGCTCCGGGCAGACGCCGAGGAACAGCGCCAACTCCACGGCAACCGCCGGGATAGCCGACCCCTGCGCCGTGGCCTCGGGTCCCAGGCTGGTCCGAATCGTCAAGTCGGAGTCGGGCTACGGTTTTAACGTCCGGGGCCAGGTGAGCGAGGGAGGCCAGCTCCGCAGTATCAACGGGGAGCTGTACGCGCCGCTGCAGCACGTCAGCGCCGTCCTGCCGGGAGGAGCCGCCGACAGAGCCGGGGTCTCGAAGGGGGACCGCATTCTCGAAGT gAATGGTGTGAATGTGGAGGGCGCGACTCACAAGCAGGTGGTGGAGCTGATCCGGGCGGGGGACCGGGAGCTGCTCCTCACCGTGCTGTCCGTGCCGCAGCACGAGGCTGACAGCCTGGACCCCGGGGACGAGGCTGGCCAGGTCTTCCACGACTACAGCGAGAAGCAGGCTGTGCCCATCTCCATCCCCACCTACAAGCACGTGGAGCAGGGCACGGAGAAGTTCGTG GTGTACAACGTGTACATGGCAGGCAGGCAGCTGTGCTCCAAGCGGTACCGCGAGTTCGCCATCCTGCACCAGAACATCAAGAAAGAGTTTGGCAGCTTCACCTTCCCCAGGCTGCCCGGGAAGTGGCCCTTCAACCTGTCCGAGCAGCAGCTGGACGCGAGGCGCCGCGGTCTGGAGGAGTACCTGGAGAAAG TCTGCTCTGTGCGGGTGATCGGGGAGAGTGACATCATGCAGGAGTTCCTGTCTGAATCTGACGAG AATTACAATGGCGTTTCGGACGTGGAGCTGAGGGTAGCCCTGCCAGACAAGTCTACCGTGACAGTGCGAGTGAAGAAGAACAGCACCACGGACCAGGTCTACCAG GCCGTGGCCTCCAAGGTTGGCATGGACAGCATCACAGCGAGCTACTTTGCCCTGTTTGAGGTGATCAACCATTCGTTCG tgaGGAAGCTGGCTCCCAACGAGTTCCCTCACAAGCTGTACGTACAGAACTACACCTCGGCTGTGCCCGGGACCTGCCTCACTGTCAACAAGTGGCTCTTCACCACGGAGGAGGAGGTGCTGCTCAACGACAACGACCTGGCCATCGCCTACTGCTTTCACCAG GCGATGGAGGATGTGAAGAAGGGCCACATTAAGGCTGAGGAGAAAGCCTACCAGCTTCAGAAACTGGCAGAGCAAAAGAAGATGGGAAtg TATCTGAGCATGCTGCGCTCGTGCGAGGGCTACAATGAGATCCTCTTCCCGCACTGCGCCTGTGACTCGCGGCGGAAGGGTCACGTGATCACGGCCATCAGCGTCAAGCACTTCAAACTGCACGCCTGCACTGAGGAGGGGCAGCTGGAG AACCAGGTGATTGCGTTCGAGTGGGATGAGATGCAGCGGTGGGACACTGACGAGGAGGGCATGGCGTTCTGCTTTGAGTACGCCCGCGGAGAGAAGAAACCGCGCTGGGTCAAGATCTTCACCCCCTAC tttaaCTACATGCACGAATGCTTCGAGAGGGTATTCTGTGAACTCAAGTGGCGAAAGGAG GTGGAAGAGGAGGTGACAGACCTGGATAATCGGAATTGCAGCAAAGATG AATATCTTCCTGCTGTTGAAATCGCACAGAAGGGATGGAGACATCTAGGAGGAGAGATTGCGACATCGTAA
- the LOC117395411 gene encoding sorting nexin-27-like isoform X2 gives MMLSDRCKKGAGRGGRPQRERLVMTAAVRVVVKMADEAGDGVRSGQTPRNSANSTATAGIADPCAVASGPRLVRIVKSESGYGFNVRGQVSEGGQLRSINGELYAPLQHVSAVLPGGAADRAGVSKGDRILEVNGVNVEGATHKQVVELIRAGDRELLLTVLSVPQHEADSLDPGDEAGQVFHDYSEKQAVPISIPTYKHVEQGTEKFVVYNVYMAGRQLCSKRYREFAILHQNIKKEFGSFTFPRLPGKWPFNLSEQQLDARRRGLEEYLEKVCSVRVIGESDIMQEFLSESDENYNGVSDVELRVALPDKSTVTVRVKKNSTTDQVYQAVASKVGMDSITASYFALFEVINHSFVRKLAPNEFPHKLYVQNYTSAVPGTCLTVNKWLFTTEEEVLLNDNDLAIAYCFHQAMEDVKKGHIKAEEKAYQLQKLAEQKKMGMYLSMLRSCEGYNEILFPHCACDSRRKGHVITAISVKHFKLHACTEEGQLENQVIAFEWDEMQRWDTDEEGMAFCFEYARGEKKPRWVKIFTPYFNYMHECFERVFCELKWRKEVEEEVTDLDNRNCSKDGMCSKNIFLLLKSHRRDGDI, from the exons ATGATGCTCTCTGACCGCTGTAAAAAGGGGGCAGGGCGAGGCGGGCGGCCGCAGCGGGAGCGTCTCGTGATGACGGCGGCGGTCCGTGTTGTTGTAAAGATGGCGGACGAAGCGGGAGACGGGGTGCGCTCCGGGCAGACGCCGAGGAACAGCGCCAACTCCACGGCAACCGCCGGGATAGCCGACCCCTGCGCCGTGGCCTCGGGTCCCAGGCTGGTCCGAATCGTCAAGTCGGAGTCGGGCTACGGTTTTAACGTCCGGGGCCAGGTGAGCGAGGGAGGCCAGCTCCGCAGTATCAACGGGGAGCTGTACGCGCCGCTGCAGCACGTCAGCGCCGTCCTGCCGGGAGGAGCCGCCGACAGAGCCGGGGTCTCGAAGGGGGACCGCATTCTCGAAGT gAATGGTGTGAATGTGGAGGGCGCGACTCACAAGCAGGTGGTGGAGCTGATCCGGGCGGGGGACCGGGAGCTGCTCCTCACCGTGCTGTCCGTGCCGCAGCACGAGGCTGACAGCCTGGACCCCGGGGACGAGGCTGGCCAGGTCTTCCACGACTACAGCGAGAAGCAGGCTGTGCCCATCTCCATCCCCACCTACAAGCACGTGGAGCAGGGCACGGAGAAGTTCGTG GTGTACAACGTGTACATGGCAGGCAGGCAGCTGTGCTCCAAGCGGTACCGCGAGTTCGCCATCCTGCACCAGAACATCAAGAAAGAGTTTGGCAGCTTCACCTTCCCCAGGCTGCCCGGGAAGTGGCCCTTCAACCTGTCCGAGCAGCAGCTGGACGCGAGGCGCCGCGGTCTGGAGGAGTACCTGGAGAAAG TCTGCTCTGTGCGGGTGATCGGGGAGAGTGACATCATGCAGGAGTTCCTGTCTGAATCTGACGAG AATTACAATGGCGTTTCGGACGTGGAGCTGAGGGTAGCCCTGCCAGACAAGTCTACCGTGACAGTGCGAGTGAAGAAGAACAGCACCACGGACCAGGTCTACCAG GCCGTGGCCTCCAAGGTTGGCATGGACAGCATCACAGCGAGCTACTTTGCCCTGTTTGAGGTGATCAACCATTCGTTCG tgaGGAAGCTGGCTCCCAACGAGTTCCCTCACAAGCTGTACGTACAGAACTACACCTCGGCTGTGCCCGGGACCTGCCTCACTGTCAACAAGTGGCTCTTCACCACGGAGGAGGAGGTGCTGCTCAACGACAACGACCTGGCCATCGCCTACTGCTTTCACCAG GCGATGGAGGATGTGAAGAAGGGCCACATTAAGGCTGAGGAGAAAGCCTACCAGCTTCAGAAACTGGCAGAGCAAAAGAAGATGGGAAtg TATCTGAGCATGCTGCGCTCGTGCGAGGGCTACAATGAGATCCTCTTCCCGCACTGCGCCTGTGACTCGCGGCGGAAGGGTCACGTGATCACGGCCATCAGCGTCAAGCACTTCAAACTGCACGCCTGCACTGAGGAGGGGCAGCTGGAG AACCAGGTGATTGCGTTCGAGTGGGATGAGATGCAGCGGTGGGACACTGACGAGGAGGGCATGGCGTTCTGCTTTGAGTACGCCCGCGGAGAGAAGAAACCGCGCTGGGTCAAGATCTTCACCCCCTAC tttaaCTACATGCACGAATGCTTCGAGAGGGTATTCTGTGAACTCAAGTGGCGAAAGGAG GTGGAAGAGGAGGTGACAGACCTGGATAATCGGAATTGCAGCAAAGATGGTATGTGTAGCAAG AATATCTTCCTGCTGTTGAAATCGCACAGAAGGGATGGAGACATCTAG
- the LOC117395556 gene encoding uncharacterized protein LOC117395556, with the protein MPDHPHLSDDSSVNRSVSILAPLAVSGSALDSKATLTLVCLIRGLSSPSVRVRWFISGNFTAEGTPSSGIKVKEGGEGQGGGESYAATSRLTIPVETWRSGAECACEAQLDRNTSIRSGNVSYAGIHGAGLVAERCLVQYAVFSGVSLLALSAALCGCALWTRRRFKPASTEDSTRVIYKRTPGSGDAKRRDEEDNLVTYASLEFESQKNRKKRRI; encoded by the exons ATGCCGGATCACCCGCACC ttTCAGATGATTCCTCTGTGAATCGGTCAGTGTCTATCCTGGCCCCCCTGGCTGTCTCCGGCAGCGCGCTCGATTCCAAGGCGACCCTGACATTAGTGTGTCTAATCCGGGGCCTCTCCTCGCCCTCGGTCCGGGTCCGATGGTTCATCTCCGGTAACTTCACGGCGGAGGGAACGCCGAGCTCCGGGATCAAAGTGAAGGAGGgcggagagggacagggaggcgGAGAGAGCTACGCCGCTACGAGCCGCCTGACAATCCCGGTGGAGACGTGGAGAAGCGGGGCTGAGTGCGCATGCGAAGCGCAGTTGGACAGGAACACTTCTATCCGTAGCGGGAATGTTTCATACGCTGGGATTCACGGGGCGG GTCTGGTTGCAGAGCGGTGCCTGGTTCAGTACGCCGTGTTCTCCGGGGTCtccctcctcgctctctccgcggCTCTCTGCGGCTGCGCGCTGTGGACCCGCCGCCGCTTCAAACCAG CGTCCACTGAAGACTCCACGCGTGTAATTTACAAAAGGACCCCCGGCAGCGGAGATGCAAAG AGGAGAGATGAAGAGGACAACCTGGTCACCTACGCGAGCTTGGAGTTTGAATCCCAGAAGAACAGAAAGAAGAGacgcatataa
- the LOC117965155 gene encoding uncharacterized protein LOC117965155, which yields MAFCSIGCLLVLVALYGLAEPVTDSVPPLLTAEPGGNITLKCGVDPSKTNQYVTAWVTWYRQEPDGRIQIVTSLSTGYLKEGRYSGGIDNKNGQYNLTIADLHRTDSAVYFCIARAAALLFIPGSSSKLVVSDPLTVPSVELYTPGLFEGDSDWTEPVPVLCLVRDTSPGRHRVNWTIGTEAAAPGSAEEGEIEPDGSYSVRSYVTISADQWNSGAIKCEVYNINNVTEKVSASHRRQDCVPVLFYGLPAVFLLILVVVSVACVYRRLHKTKTDHKSSDAPCRPQRPARHRTVQDYSTEYASLNL from the exons ATGGCATTCTGTTCTATCGGCTGCCTTTTGGTTTTGGTCGCTCTCT ATGGGCTGGCGGAACCAGTAACCGACTCCGTCCCGCCGTTACTCACCGCGGAACCGGGCGGGAATATCACGCTGAAATGCGGAGTAGATCCAAGTAAAACAAACCAATATGTAACTGCTTGGGTTACCTGGTACCGGCAGGAGCCGGACGGGCGAATCCAGATCGTCACATCCCTGAGCACGGGCTACTTAAAAGAGGGCCGGTATTCCGGAGGGATCGACAACAAGAACGGACAGTATAATTTAACCATTGCGGACCTCCACAGAACCGACTCGGCCGTGTATTTCTGTATAGCGAGAGCAGCAGCTCTCCTGTTCATACCCGGGTCCAGCTCCAAACTCGTTGTATCAG ACCCGCTGACTGTCCCGAGTGTGGAGTTATACACTCCGGGTCTGTTTGAAGGCGATTCGGACTGGACCGAGCCGGTTCCGGTGCTGTGTTTGGTGAGAGACACGTCTCCGGGGCGGCATCGAGTCAACTGGACTATCGGCACCGAGGCAGCCGCGCCGGGCAGCGCGGAGGAGGGAGAGATCGAACCCGACGGGTCCTATAGCGTGCGCAGCTACGTCACAATCAGCGCGGATCAATGGAACAGCGGCGCTATAAAGTGCGAGGTTTACAACATCAACAACGTCACAGAAAAAGTCTCCGCGTCACACCGAAGGCAAG attgcgTTCCTGTGTTGTTTTACGGACTGCCCGCCGTTTTCCTGCTAATTCTGGTCGTGGTGTCTGTGGCGTGTGTTTACAGAAGACTTCATAAAACTAAAACCG ATCACAAGTCCAGCGATGCGCCCTGCCGTCCACAGCGCCCTGCCCGACACAGAACAGTCCAGGATTACTCG ACGGAGTACGCATCGCTCAATCTGTGA
- the LOC117965074 gene encoding protein S100-A1-like, which yields MSQLELVLGSVIDLFRMYAELEGDRTKLSRGELQRLLQTELTGPLGKDVGPSFVDELLHMLDTNQDGEVDLKEFGGLIGIMAMGYSGKGKGGRTHTH from the exons ATGTCTCAGCTGGAGCTTGTGCTCGGGTCTGTGATCGATCTCTTCAGGATGTACGCAGAGCTGGAAGGAGACAGGACCAAGCTGAGCCGTGGAGAGCTGCAGAGGCTGCTGCAGACAGAGCTGACCGGCCCGCTGGGG AAAGACGTGGGACCCAGTTTCGTGGACGAGCTCCTGCACATGCTGGACACCAATCAGGACGGGGAGGTGGACCTGAAGGAGTTTGGGGGCTTGATCGGGATCATGGCGATGGGGTACAGCGGCAAGGGGAAAGGGGggcgcacacacactcactga